Part of the Porites lutea chromosome 14, jaPorLute2.1, whole genome shotgun sequence genome, TGCAGAAATTAATATCACATGTACAGTCTTCTAGTTACATCATTAACTCCATGATGGATGGCACTCAAAGAAAGTCCAGCAGAGCTGGTACTTTATTTAGGTCTCCAAGTGTCCAGAATCAAAGTTTCAAAGAGCCCATAATTTAATTGGTACAAAACTCGAAAGAAATAGTGTCAATCCCTAAAAATGAACTGCTGAACAGGGTTGTTTTGCATGGTCACACCACACTGACGGGTTTCATTTATATAATTACAGCCTCAAGACTTGAACACATGATTGGCTGGGGTTTGAAAGAGTTAACAGAGTGTGTTGTATtcattttggaaagaaaaaactcCATCACCTGTTCCTGGAGCAAAAGCTGGGTCCAAGCCATCAATATCAAATGATATATACACTGGTCCACTGCCCATCTGCTCTCGCACTTCTGCCATAAGTGGCACCAGGGACTTGTGCCAGCATTCATGCGCCAGAACTAACCTGAAACCCTAGACAAGATAAAGATAATTAGTGAATGGtatgaaaatcatgagtccctgAAACATTTGATCTTTTGCTCTTGAAATCTCTGAAGCATTTATGATGACACTCATTTTACCATATTTCTTCCACCTCTGACTCTTGAACTCTTTGCTAAAGGGGCTTGGATCTGAAATACtgtcataataatattatcaacCACTTCTTCACAGGTAGTAATTCATGCGCAAGTTCTAATATTGTTAATAATAATCCTGATGCAACAAATGCAATAAAATAAGCAGCAAGAGTTTGATAATCAGGATGATATGTCTGCTACAGCTGCATTAATATTATGCAAACCAAACAATCTTTAACATTATAATAAAGATTTCATTTATCATTCACCAGTGATTACATTAATTTGTTGGAAATATCAGTTTATGTATAGAGTACCTGGTCTTCTGCCCATTGATAGTCTTTTCCAGTATAACCTGATCCACGCAAACCAATCTGTACAACACGTTTACAGTCCAGCAGACCTTCCTCTACTGCTCGGCGAAATGGTGTTCCATGTGTCACTTTCTCACCAAACATTGAATCACTAGTGTCTGAATGAGCATCTACATGGACAAGACCAACTGGACCATGCTTTTCCTTGTTAAAGAgatgaaaacaattttgtttctGCCAAACAGTATTTCTTAGCCTCAAGTTAGCTTCTTATGTAAAGAGTAAACTTTGCATAGGCCATAGGATCTCAAGATTTTTTGGCTATCCCCCAAGTACCTTGTCAACAAAGTTCTGGGTGTTGAAGGAAGTGTACATATGAACTAAACAAAAAGAAGCATTAGTTGATGGCAGGTGCAAGTGACCCAGATATTATCATGACTATTGACTGCCTTTTCATGCCCTGTTGGGTGGGTTCCCTGTGCAATTGGGCTAGGGCTCACATTCAGCAAATACTGGACTGTCACTATTCACAgtgccagatccagaccttgagataaggggcggggggcggtcatccagacccttagataaggggggacCGGGTCTCCTCCCCAAATTTTTTctggcccttcgggcctcagtttagtctaaaaataaggccgctcccctggatccgccactgattcAAAAAATTTTCTGTAACCACGGCACTGAATTCAGTGACACAGATTACATTCAACTCTCTTAATGGACTCCGTCCCTAGGGGCTGGTCATTTGTAACCTGTGAGGGTGGGCTGGCCAGTTTGAGAAAGTTTGCTTCACCATTTTTAGCTGTCacattcaatttcaattcatGCTCCTTACTGCTTTGTACTTCTGTcacaaaatttattaaaattacaCCCCCGGGTAGTACTCCCTTGTTTGAAAATGACCCCCCAATACCAAtcaatattttgaaaatgaccccCTAGCAAAATGGCTGCCCGCGCTCCCCCATTCATCCATAGGTGAAATGACCTGCCCTCTAAACTGGATATCTAGTAAAAGAAAGTGACCAAAGACCTCCTCTGCTGTCTAAGAGGGACATTTGGTGATGGTCCCAGAGACGTATGATGACTTTGTCAAGAGAAATTAGACAATGGATATCAAAGAGGACTTTAACCTTAATTCCCTGCAGTATTGGATAAGTGATGGTGTGATCACCTCCCAGGATCAAAGGCTTGCAGCCAAGGTTGGCAATAGCAGCAATATGTTTGCATATAATATCAACTGTTGCAGCTAGGCTATATGTGTTGATGGGGATATCACCAATGTCAGCAATCATCAGACTCTCAAATGGGGCAGCTCCAGTGACATTGTTGTATGGACGAAGCATACAAGACTCTGCTCTTATTTGTCTTGGGCCAAGGCTGCAAAACAAGACATTAACCAGTGATATGTTCCTACCAACACCTTgtttatttcaaagtagaagctTTTCAAGGAGAAGTCTATTCTGAAACAGCTTTGAAGCAGCCTCATCCCCATGGCCAGGGTCTTTGACacgtggggggggggagggtaatTACTCCCTTATAACacctaatggggatgtgccgctggatgagGTCGAATTtttacgactggattgactattatAGGGATGCATTTTCAACAGAGTTACCAGAATGGTgtcgcacattttctgattttggGGTAACACAGTTCTTCATTTTTACGAGGGTCTCGAGCGAGGTCTCTTAGGGAAAACATGGCCATCCGTGACGCCCAAGTCACGCAAATGTACAAGATTCAACGCGCCAAAAAGGCAAACATTTCCAATACAACCTACCGAGTCCCAGATCGGTTTGAGGTTCCTGAATCCAGAGGAATTCCCACAAAACAGGCGTCTAGACCCTCTGCGCTGCTCGGTACTGGAAGGCGCATCATTGAGGCGATACCTCCAGAGCGAGGCATGTCGTTCGGGCTGATTGGAAAGTTGAAGTCATCTTTGTTTAACCGACTACAAATAGTTATCTTACGAGACTGCAACGAGGGTTTATTCCCATTAAGGTGGAAAGGTTTTGAACCTAACAAGCGAACAATGTGCCTCTTCATGGTTTTAGACAAAACAGCACGGAGGGTGGAGTGAGTAGGACTGGAACTAGTCATTCATTTGCAATGTAAGCGCACGCAACAGTCTACGCAACAacgcaacaccaagaaatatCCCCGGTTTAGGGCCAGTGCATTTCACCGATTTACTTGTGAACAATGAAAGTCATTTTAAAAAGAGTTCTACGAAATGGTGAGACTATGAAAATCAGTTTCTTGCGCTAGGGGGGTGGGGTGAATGTCAAACAGCTTATcattttaatgaaatttttgCTCTTGGGAGGtgggctggggggggggggggggttaccgtagaacaaacattaaaacgaaataaacagaaaactaccattttattttttttttgtctccatTTAAATGTTTGAGCACGATGGTTTTGCCAGCGACTAGATTTATTTAGGAATTAAAACGTTTTATTGTACCGTCGTGTCTGTGAACGAAACAGATTTATCTGTAGTACATAACATGCTTGAACGTCTTGTCATATAACAAAACCAGTAAGCAAGTACTAACTTAgcagtgaaaaacaacaactgatATCAAACACAAACACTCATGGAAAGTCCTGTTAGCTTCTTCATCGCCGATCAAGCTGGCTCAACGGACGAGATGAATAGAATAAGTCTTTCTAAATTTTACAAACCCAACATAACTTTACAGATGCCTTTATCTCTGTGCTACAGTACCACAACGATAGTGTTTCCTGTATTTACTGACGTCTTAAAAATGACGGCCTGTTTATTGTCTTATTCCTGAACTGATATCTCCTATTCTGAAACCAGTTTCTTATCTGAAGCTCAGTCATGTATAGGATCTTTGATAACAGAGCGCGTTCGTCACGTGTTAGATACATTTGACGGGAGAATACATCCTCTAAATAGTTGATTTGCCTCTGAGTAAAGCGAGATcgaattcttttctttttccttgcgTCTTTCTCTTCGTTTGTAATTGTCCCTCTTGTGCTTTTCTGTGTAGAATCTTCTGGTTTCTTACTACCGTGGACTTTGTTTTCTAAAGGTGGAAAAAAACATTCAACATTACAAGAATCGCTGTGAGATGATTTGTTTGACTGGGGATTTCTTGAGCACAACGGTCCACGCGCAACACTATTCACTGAGGTTAAATTTGGAAACGTGGACTTTTCCTTTCCCTCACTTCTCTCTCTTGAAAACACGTGCACACAGTTACAAAGGCACTAAAATTTACTTCGTGATGAATAAATGATTCAAGAATTATAATCTAGAAGAAAATTACGGGGTTTGATGATTGCTTTACGAACTTTCTAGTCGACAGTGTAGTTGGTAAAATGGTTTTGACCTGTTTTCTTAAATTCCTTTAAGACCTTTAAGCAAAAATGGTACTTAACCTGTTTGTAGCTCTTCAGGCAAACTGTGTTCCGGTTGTTTTCTTGTGTCATGGCCAGAGATCACATAGACGTTGTGTTTGCACAATGTGCATGCATGTCTGAAACCTTGTTCAAAGCAGCTGTGTGCTTCATTATATCTGTTTTCCTGATGGCAGCTGGACTGAGTGACCTGTTGCCATGATTCTTTCGTTAAAGGCTTCACGTACAAAACCCTCGAAACTGGTGTTTGACTGAGACGAGAAGGGTGGGGAAAGTTTGGACTTAAAATGTTGGCAATGGCGAATGGTAGCTCGTGAGCTTGAGCCATGATGAGAAATCTTTGATAATGATCAGTTGCTAGTTCAGCAAAAAGCCCCAACCTGTCACTCAAGGGACATGTTTGGACAAATCACGTCTCACGCGTGCCGGAAAATCGAAACTTGCCGAAATGGGGATTTACCCTCACTCGTCACACAACGCTTGTCAAATGCGTTACATGACACCTCTCAAATCAACCTATCGAACAATCGAAGGTACAAATGTacagtttttcttgaatttctcAATTACAGTCATCCTGAAGTGCAAACTTTCTTAGATAAATAAGACCCAACAAGTTTGGTGCGTGACATAAGTGCCAAAATTATCATGGGCGCCTGCAAGCAAAAAATGTCTCGCTCTGAGGTTTCTTTTTTGAGAATGCGCAGGAGCATTCGTTTTCCCAGCGCCGAATTCAAGTTGGAATGTTTCACGGTTCGGGAAGACATGAAAAGTTTGTAGAAAAACTCTGTTTTCTTTCCTGGTCGAGCTTGTTTTGTATGGATCATGGTATGTGAGGAACCGATAAGGGTAAGTCATCCTTCGATTTCGTGCATAGCAGTATTCATGGGTTGACTGGTTTGTGTTGCACGTAACAGTGTTTGGGCGCGTAAACTTTTAATGGTCTAAGCTTAATTTCAAACTACCCCAGTAGGAAAGCGAAAATTGACAGCCTTTTAGTAGTTTGTCAAATTATATTTTCGATTTAGCAATACTAAGTACACGTGTTGTTTTGTATTGTTTCGCATTCTTTGGTAACTGGCATGGACAGTCCGAGCAACTTGTCGTTTATTTAAGCTTTAAGCTAAGTAATGCAATTTGGTTACTTTTagttaagcttaagcttaattatttgaaaaaaacaaaaacaaatcaagacATCTAATTTCGAAGCAGTTTGTGTGACTTGTTAGTAAATGAATCAGCGTTATTTATGATATGCAAAAACTATAATTTTATACGAATTCTTACCAGTTATCACGAAATGTTTAACTGACCTAGGCTTCGAGCTGGTCATTcctctttttgtttattgcaaCCCTGTTTATTATGCACGAAAATATGTTTAACGAAGTTAGTAGAATTACTGCCTCACGACTTGCCTACTACCTTACCCTTTGTTACAGAGAACACAGTAATAAAATACCATCACTGATCAGTGATgcatgttaaaaaaagaaacacacagCCAGCTATATTTTTTAGCTGGCCATTCATTATCAATAATTGCATTGAAGATTGTTTTCACTGGCAACAGAAGCAGGGTGGTGCGATATAGCTGGACACAAAAGGGTgatagtgaaaatcaaaaatcaaagttgCAGGATCAAAATTATAgcatttccattttcttctgattcccagggctgtcactaaaagCCAGGATCAcatatacccagcaacttgaaatatAAGTGACAGCCCTGGATTCCACCTATGACCACATCCCTTGGCTATGGATAAGCCATTTCTTATCTTGTTACAATTCTGTAAAGCCAAATCCTGGTAAGAACACTGAGTTATGTGGTGACATAAAATATGAATGTTATACTGAATCTCTTTTCAATCAATCTTAGGCAACCATATGGCATGCTCTTAGCCATTACGCCTATGATGATGCCATTTTCCTTGCTGAACGACTTTTTGCAGAGGGTAGGTATTCTAAACCTCTCTTTCCTGTGGGCAAAATCCTCTAGTATTAAAGTTGGGTTAGCAGTAATCATATACCAATCCCAATTTGATAAAGTTGGATGTTAACTGGTGAATTGCAATGATATTTATTCAACTGGCACACTGATAGAGATGTTATTCAGTCAATGAGAAAGGCAACTCGGGTATAAAAAATCTAGGTACTCCCTTTAGGTGTAAAACCTACAACCTTCTGGgctcagttgttcgaaggcccattagtgcttaacccagggttaaaattaacccgggtttctttttctttagtttagaagcattttctcggataattttctcttttatgtTTAAGAGCATggaatcatcaacttgttgacaagaaggattaaactgaatttactttttaagctgtcatgtctgaattcaaattttgcactaacccagggttatctTAAACCAGCTTTGAACAAACCAGCCCTGGTTACTAGtctagtccagatgctctaccactgagctactggagactcatGTGAGCCAAGGGTGCCAAACTAGGTTCATTTGACAAACATCCTACATACAGCTGCTACTTCATCAGTTGTACAGTATGAGAGTCAACTACATTTCTGTCATCTTTGATCCACTTTGCCCAGAATGATTGCCAGATTAGTAGCCTGCTTTACAAAAGGTTCAAGTGTCAATGAGTTAACCTTTGTAGGTTATTGaatacttaattttttttccttttaattttttagttgGATCTGATGATACTCTGTACCTACTAGCCACTTGTTTTTATCAAGCTGGGTACTGCAAAAGAGCCTATTCTCTTCTCCAAAGCAAAGGATGTCCTACACCACTCTGTCGTTTTCTCTTTGCAAAATGCTGTATGGATTTAAATAAGTAAGTGAAATTATTTTTCAGAGGTACAAAAGAAATTCAGTATTTTAATGAAGTGAAATTGAACCATTTTGGTTCACTTTTGTGCTGACTTTCTCTAATTTTACAGACTTGCAGAAGCTGAGATGGCTCTTACTGGTGGCTGTCTTTTAAACAGTAAACCTCTGGAAGCCATTGCTTCAGAGTTGGGTTCTGCTGCAGGTTATGGACTTGCTCTCTTGGGACAAATCTGCAGGTTTGTTTAAAGTTCAGTGTGATGTGTGGACACAACTTTAAACAGAGTTTTATGCAGATACTTGCATCTATTCTGCCTTTGAGTGCTGGTCAAAACTCGTAACTAAATAAACTCCTTGATTTTTTACTGTATCAGACCTTGGGTTCTAGGTGGGAGTCAGAATCTTAAATAGAATAATCAGCAAGTCAAAGATGGTACAGTTGAGATCACACTATTGAAGGTGAGATCCTGGCAATTCCTATTCAGGATCTTGGGTGGCAGGATCCCAAGTGGGATTCTAAGGTAGGGCTGCCAGGATCCTGCCTGAATGATGTCATTCTGCTTCATAAATCCCACTGTTAAATGTGTTAGTAAGGCAAAACCAGAGGAGATTTGGGGCAGGTAGCAGTCCAAGAACTCTTTAGAGTTTGAGCATAGATTTACAAACTTGAATTTAAGTGCTCTGAAATTGAAATACATTTGAAGTATTGTGTCAAAACAGTTGACTATTTCTGTGTAACAGTACTTGAAGTGTAATAAGAATTTATTACTTTAGATGGTTTAtattccaattttctccaatcGTTAGGAAAGGAGATCAGTTCACCAAAGCAGCAGAATGTTTCAAAAGCAGTTTAAAGTACAATCCATATTTGTGGAGTTCATTTCAGAGTCTCTGTGAAATAGGTATGCACTGTACTGTGCACTAATTAACTTAAACTGTGTAATCTTTTACTTATCCCTGGGAAGTTCCTTGCCAAATGTTAAATCTTTTTTACAGTAACTAAACTATTCTCATACACTTTTTGGTCAAGGGCTGTTGTGAATAAGAGTTCAGTAAATGGAAATGGTACAATGGAGgcataatatttttctttgtgttgtGCATGCATGCAATTTACTGAAAACCTTTGCTagaatttagcttttaaatatttCATTGTTGTTGACAATGATATTTGACCACAccctaataatattattatggaaGAAATTTGTGACATAGAACTGTTCAAACTTTGCTTTGAGATCACACATATTTCACCTGGGATTTGAACATCTTGGCATCATTAGAGTGTAGATCATGGGAAATTGTTGTTTATGTCAATGTCGTACCATGTGTTTGTGTTTTACAGGACAGAGACCCGATCCTGCAGATTACTTTAAAT contains:
- the LOC140925291 gene encoding guanidinobutyrase-like, which produces MPRSGGIASMMRLPVPSSAEGLDACFVGIPLDSGTSNRSGTRLGPRQIRAESCMLRPYNNVTGAAPFESLMIADIGDIPINTYSLAATVDIICKHIAAIANLGCKPLILGGDHTITYPILQGIKEKHGPVGLVHVDAHSDTSDSMFGEKVTHGTPFRRAVEEGLLDCKRVVQIGLRGSGYTGKDYQWAEDQGFRLVLAHECWHKSLVPLMAEVREQMGSGPVYISFDIDGLDPAFAPGTGTPEIGGLTSIQGIEILRGCRGMNVVGGDMVEVSPPYDTTGTTALTAANLLFEMLCVLPGVKYKP
- the LOC140924976 gene encoding uncharacterized protein — its product is MAQAHELPFAIANILSPNFPHPSRLSQTPVSRVLYVKPLTKESWQQVTQSSCHQENRYNEAHSCFEQGFRHACTLCKHNVYVISGHDTRKQPEHSLPEELQTENKVHGSKKPEDSTQKSTRGTITNEEKDARKKKRIRSRFTQRQINYLEDVFSRQMYLTRDERALLSKILYMTELQIRNWFQNRRYQFRNKTINRPSFLRRQ